One window from the genome of Alkalihalobacillus sp. LMS6 encodes:
- a CDS encoding four-carbon acid sugar kinase family protein, protein MSELLLGFYGDDFTGSTDAMEAMALHGLRTLLFIESPRQEDLRDYEHLQCVGIAGTSRSMEPVAMKKEVGKAFRALDELEPLLVQYKICSTVDSSKERGSLGVAIEAGRALCSNQRIPFVAACPQLGRYTVFGHHFAKQGVDVYRLDRHPTMSVHPSTPMQESDLREVLREQSEEDVTLVNVVELEEKTVAEGTHVAVFDTLTLNDQKQVAKRVLEQAFEHEGSTFVVGSSGLNYGCASYWQERGWHRSVVPNGSRLTNVTQIAAVSGSASPLTKKQIEYAEANGFCCIHVTWTNRKDVLCRAHTALREGKSVLLYTARGSGDPAIAAMKHALTEDGVTDTAQALGLMLGELLKELVATHRLQRVAVAGGDTSGFVVRTLGIHALEVEQPLSPGAPLCFGYKKDPNEAPLEIALKGGQLGRESFFLDVLRGRCVDDA, encoded by the coding sequence ATGAGCGAGTTGTTGCTAGGTTTTTATGGCGATGATTTTACAGGCTCGACGGATGCGATGGAAGCGATGGCGCTACATGGACTGCGGACGTTGCTGTTTATTGAATCGCCGCGGCAGGAGGATTTAAGAGATTACGAGCATCTTCAATGTGTTGGCATTGCTGGGACAAGTCGATCAATGGAGCCAGTGGCAATGAAGAAAGAAGTGGGCAAGGCGTTTCGGGCATTGGATGAGCTAGAACCTTTGCTTGTCCAGTATAAAATCTGCTCGACGGTAGATTCATCAAAGGAGCGAGGTAGTCTTGGTGTCGCGATTGAAGCAGGACGAGCGTTGTGTTCCAATCAGCGCATCCCGTTTGTGGCAGCTTGTCCGCAGTTAGGACGCTATACCGTGTTTGGGCATCATTTTGCGAAGCAAGGGGTTGATGTGTATCGCTTGGATCGACATCCTACCATGTCTGTGCATCCATCGACGCCGATGCAAGAGAGTGATCTGCGTGAGGTGTTACGAGAGCAAAGTGAGGAAGACGTGACGCTTGTAAATGTGGTTGAACTAGAAGAAAAGACCGTCGCTGAAGGCACGCATGTAGCCGTGTTTGATACGCTCACACTGAATGATCAGAAACAAGTTGCTAAACGAGTGCTGGAACAAGCCTTTGAGCATGAAGGGAGTACGTTTGTTGTTGGTTCATCCGGCTTGAACTATGGCTGTGCGTCGTACTGGCAAGAAAGAGGCTGGCATCGTTCAGTTGTGCCGAATGGAAGTCGATTAACGAACGTCACGCAAATCGCAGCGGTATCTGGTAGCGCATCGCCCTTAACGAAGAAACAGATTGAATATGCGGAAGCGAATGGCTTTTGTTGTATACACGTGACGTGGACGAATCGAAAAGACGTGTTATGTCGGGCTCATACAGCGTTAAGAGAGGGCAAAAGTGTGTTGCTTTATACAGCAAGAGGTAGCGGTGATCCTGCGATTGCAGCAATGAAACACGCGTTAACAGAAGACGGCGTGACGGATACAGCGCAGGCACTCGGGCTGATGCTCGGTGAATTGTTGAAGGAGCTCGTTGCAACCCATCGCTTACAGCGAGTTGCGGTAGCAGGTGGCGATACATCAGGCTTTGTCGTTCGCACTCTTGGCATTCATGCGCTCGAAGTGGAACAGCCGTTATCTCCTGGCGCCCCGCTTTGTTTCGGCTATAAAAAAGACCCGAACGAAGCGCCATTGGAAATTGCGTTAAAAGGCGGACAGCTTGGACGAGAATCCTTTTTTCTTGATGTGCTGCGAGGACGTTGTGTTGATGACGCCTGA
- a CDS encoding helix-turn-helix domain-containing protein codes for MSNLFSVRVKELRKEHKTPQKEIADALGISPRAYRFYESGDRYPDFEGLLILADFYEVSLDYLAGKSDFRERK; via the coding sequence ATGAGCAATTTATTTTCAGTTCGCGTTAAAGAATTAAGAAAAGAACATAAAACACCACAGAAAGAAATTGCTGATGCACTCGGTATTTCTCCAAGAGCATATCGATTTTACGAATCAGGCGACCGCTATCCAGATTTTGAGGGTTTGCTTATTTTAGCTGATTTCTATGAGGTGTCTCTGGATTATCTAGCAGGTAAAAGTGATTTTCGGGAAAGAAAATAG
- a CDS encoding helix-turn-helix domain-containing protein produces MANFQERLKELKNDSSMSYQELADYLGISLRAVQHYSSGARTPDIDGLIKIADFYEVSLDYLVGRSEKREIC; encoded by the coding sequence ATGGCTAATTTCCAAGAACGGTTAAAAGAATTAAAAAACGATTCATCAATGAGTTATCAAGAGCTAGCAGATTACCTAGGGATTAGTTTAAGAGCAGTTCAACATTACTCAAGCGGTGCACGCACGCCCGATATAGATGGATTAATTAAGATTGCAGATTTTTATGAGGTTTCACTCGATTATCTTGTCGGGAGAAGTGAAAAAAGAGAGATATGCTAG
- a CDS encoding YafY family protein: MSKKVDLLLKMYDKLIEDGNLDAVEFKKSNRINERTFRRYLDELRLHLQKDYSDEEDEPIKYNRHNNTYQLQKHKRLLKEEVLVITKILLESRAFKKVELDQLVDSLINFAYKQDEFTLKKLIANEQYNYIALSHGRSLIELIWELNNASKKEGKISFLYERADGELKKRVVKPVGLLFSEYYFYLAAHIENKDYDYPTIFRVDRISDVSFNERSLESRDRKRPDVLRFQEGIYRQQIAFMQTGDLLNIELKCKSYLSEVIRDKLPAAEITSIDAEYIKVRAKVFGKGIEMWLLSQGQAVEVIKPQTLRSSIISKINEMKKIYE, translated from the coding sequence ATGAGTAAGAAAGTCGACTTATTGCTAAAGATGTATGACAAATTAATAGAGGATGGAAATCTTGATGCAGTAGAGTTTAAAAAGTCTAATCGTATAAATGAAAGAACGTTTCGAAGGTATTTGGACGAGCTACGCTTACATTTACAAAAAGATTATTCAGATGAAGAAGATGAGCCAATTAAATATAATCGTCATAACAATACATATCAATTACAGAAACATAAAAGGCTTTTAAAAGAAGAAGTCCTAGTCATTACGAAGATTTTATTAGAGAGTCGCGCATTTAAAAAGGTTGAACTCGATCAATTAGTGGATAGCTTAATTAACTTTGCTTATAAGCAAGATGAATTTACGCTAAAGAAATTAATTGCTAATGAGCAATACAATTATATAGCTCTATCACATGGGCGTTCTTTAATTGAATTAATCTGGGAACTTAATAATGCTTCAAAGAAGGAAGGTAAAATAAGCTTTCTATACGAACGTGCAGATGGGGAATTAAAAAAGCGGGTTGTTAAACCAGTTGGACTGCTTTTCTCGGAGTATTATTTTTATCTTGCAGCACATATTGAAAATAAAGACTATGACTATCCAACAATATTCCGTGTTGATCGTATTAGTGATGTTTCATTTAATGAGCGGAGTCTAGAATCAAGAGATAGAAAAAGACCTGATGTTCTACGTTTTCAAGAGGGTATTTATAGACAACAAATTGCATTTATGCAAACTGGTGATCTATTAAATATTGAGCTTAAGTGTAAGTCTTATTTAAGTGAAGTGATACGAGATAAACTGCCTGCTGCTGAAATTACATCTATCGACGCTGAGTATATTAAAGTCCGAGCCAAAGTATTTGGTAAAGGAATTGAAATGTGGCTACTAAGCCAAGGGCAAGCGGTAGAAGTAATAAAACCACAAACACTACGCTCAAGTATTATTTCTAAAATTAATGAGATGAAGAAAATTTACGAATAA
- a CDS encoding restriction endonuclease has translation MKTRLTAYIGSEFMIYTVRIARNERSFLEENIRKQNSVFYLGWGEFSLLEENFTAMTCEYYSRKPHIPNSLKKIRHFSDGDLLLVPNFPSNKLLTILEVNGNFPNNYTWNKGNPSHLNHGIHIKNCYGLEGNISMHHHLLVKWYGKSRGMQLPINNTTHIRSELQEIITTLKKNPEQPFSKSTIEDYLIAQSTSLLNQFKEQLYRLNPNNSDLSFEKIIENLIRQNGYELHSRNIYDKNGGDADLIFSKEHEATTPFEIGLSYLFVQVKKHRGTTDEKGVDQLIKIMDSKREFSPAKGCLITLADDCSEETYQMAEDAGIKIITGIELCRLLIDQAMVTSEAVAVESI, from the coding sequence ATGAAAACAAGGTTAACAGCATACATAGGGAGTGAATTTATGATTTACACCGTAAGAATTGCCCGAAATGAACGCTCGTTTCTTGAAGAAAACATTAGAAAGCAAAACTCTGTTTTCTATTTAGGGTGGGGTGAATTTAGTTTACTTGAAGAAAATTTTACTGCTATGACTTGTGAATATTATTCACGAAAGCCCCATATCCCTAACAGTTTAAAGAAAATACGCCATTTTTCAGATGGAGATCTGTTGTTAGTACCTAATTTTCCTTCAAACAAATTGTTAACGATTTTAGAAGTGAACGGGAATTTCCCAAACAATTACACCTGGAACAAAGGGAATCCAAGTCACTTAAATCATGGGATACATATTAAAAACTGTTATGGACTTGAAGGCAATATTAGCATGCATCATCATCTACTCGTAAAATGGTATGGAAAAAGCAGAGGGATGCAATTACCTATCAATAATACGACGCATATTCGTTCTGAATTGCAAGAGATAATTACGACTCTTAAAAAAAATCCAGAACAGCCTTTCTCGAAATCAACAATTGAAGACTACTTAATTGCACAATCTACCTCACTACTAAATCAATTTAAAGAGCAATTATATCGATTAAACCCTAACAATAGTGATCTATCCTTCGAAAAAATTATAGAGAATTTGATTCGCCAAAATGGATACGAACTCCATAGTAGGAATATCTATGATAAAAATGGTGGAGATGCTGATCTTATCTTTTCAAAAGAGCACGAAGCAACAACTCCTTTTGAAATCGGTCTTTCATATTTATTCGTACAAGTAAAAAAACACCGTGGAACAACGGATGAAAAAGGGGTCGATCAGCTTATTAAAATTATGGACTCAAAACGAGAATTCTCTCCTGCCAAAGGATGTTTAATTACCTTAGCAGATGATTGCTCTGAAGAAACATACCAAATGGCGGAAGATGCAGGAATTAAAATCATTACAGGGATAGAATTATGCCGTTTATTAATTGACCAAGCTATGGTGACAAGTGAAGCAGTAGCGGTTGAGTCTATTTAG
- a CDS encoding UDP-glucose/GDP-mannose dehydrogenase family protein — MSRIAVVGTGYVGLVTGVALSESGHNVACVDVDQAKVESMQKGASPIFEPGLSEMMLKNINENRLSFTTVHKEAFEDVDAIYIAVGTPQKEDGTADLRFIESVAQNIADHLTKYAVVVTKSTVPVGTNDYIKRFIEARTDIPFDVVSNPEFLREGSAVQDTFHGDRIVIGADSPIAGDLIEEINKPFGIPVFRTDIRSAEMIKYASNAFLATKISFVNEIANLCDKLDANIDDVAKGMGQDKRIGEKFLNAGIGYGGSCFPKDTSALVQIAGNVEHEFTLLKAVIEVNYKQQRLLVDKAKEYFGSLRGKTIAMLGLAFKPNTDDMREAASIILAQELVLAGANVVGYDPIAMDNAKKILPEAVNYADSALEAIHNADAAFIVTEWDEICSLTTEQFKENLKEAVIFDGRNCFNIEEMKEAKLDYFSVGRPVVKLEKEMV; from the coding sequence ATGAGTAGAATAGCAGTCGTTGGTACTGGCTATGTTGGTCTGGTGACTGGTGTTGCTTTATCGGAGTCAGGTCATAATGTTGCCTGTGTGGATGTTGATCAAGCGAAGGTAGAAAGTATGCAAAAAGGAGCTTCTCCTATTTTCGAACCGGGTTTATCAGAGATGATGTTAAAAAACATTAATGAAAACCGCCTTTCCTTTACTACAGTGCATAAGGAAGCATTTGAAGATGTAGATGCAATTTATATTGCTGTAGGTACACCTCAAAAGGAAGATGGAACGGCTGATTTGAGGTTTATTGAGTCAGTTGCACAAAATATCGCTGATCATCTTACAAAATATGCTGTGGTTGTGACAAAGAGTACCGTTCCTGTTGGTACAAATGATTATATTAAACGGTTTATAGAGGCTAGAACCGATATACCTTTTGACGTTGTTTCAAATCCTGAGTTTTTACGTGAAGGATCAGCTGTTCAAGATACATTCCATGGTGATCGAATTGTCATTGGGGCGGACAGTCCAATTGCCGGTGATTTAATCGAAGAGATTAATAAACCTTTCGGCATTCCTGTATTCCGTACGGATATTCGAAGCGCGGAAATGATTAAATACGCCTCGAATGCGTTTCTTGCCACAAAAATTAGTTTTGTGAATGAGATTGCGAATCTTTGCGATAAGTTAGATGCGAACATTGATGATGTCGCGAAGGGAATGGGTCAAGATAAGCGGATAGGGGAAAAGTTCTTAAATGCTGGTATTGGATATGGGGGCTCATGTTTTCCTAAAGATACGAGCGCTCTTGTTCAAATTGCAGGGAATGTTGAACACGAATTCACTCTACTTAAAGCTGTTATTGAAGTGAATTATAAACAACAACGTTTATTAGTAGACAAAGCTAAAGAGTATTTTGGATCTCTTCGTGGTAAGACAATTGCGATGCTTGGATTAGCGTTCAAGCCGAATACCGATGATATGCGAGAAGCTGCATCGATTATCCTTGCGCAGGAATTAGTTCTGGCAGGAGCCAATGTCGTAGGCTATGATCCAATCGCAATGGATAATGCAAAGAAAATTCTTCCTGAAGCCGTAAACTATGCCGACAGTGCGTTAGAAGCCATTCATAACGCTGATGCAGCATTTATCGTTACAGAATGGGATGAGATTTGCTCTCTTACTACCGAGCAGTTTAAAGAAAACTTGAAAGAAGCCGTTATTTTTGATGGTCGGAACTGCTTTAACATTGAAGAAATGAAAGAAGCAAAGCTAGATTACTTCTCTGTGGGGCGACCCGTTGTGAAACTAGAGAAAGAAATGGTTTAA
- a CDS encoding CapA family protein yields the protein MKIIVCGDIVNYKNSDGLICSEEVSSYIRDSDIAIANFEAPVHSNGKSIEKSGGHHSQVKNTLKGLETHGFDTLCLANNHIMDYGEVGLKETLEEAKKNNLKVIGAGLCFDDAYKPLIVEKDGLKIGIINAGEAQFGALDYYTCSDKSGYAWINHSKIDSIVKSLKEKCDYIIFNAHCGLENVSVPQLEWRLRYKQLCDIGVDVLIGTHPHVPQGYEKYNDSIIFYSLGNFYFDSKNFEDKTDNSYSVVIHLGKEKFSYEFLYHSKSLNSNKVVIDKEKAKVNIEGLNAQLTDNYEARNLKISQDIFNTYIKRNTIYSYSKFFYDGNLLSSIKRFIKSILGKSENKENLALHLLRNESYYYAAKTVLNYQYRRKG from the coding sequence ATGAAGATTATTGTGTGTGGAGATATAGTAAATTATAAAAACTCTGATGGTCTTATATGCTCTGAAGAAGTTTCGAGTTACATAAGAGATTCGGATATTGCTATAGCAAACTTTGAAGCACCGGTTCATAGTAACGGTAAATCTATAGAAAAATCTGGTGGTCATCATTCGCAAGTGAAAAACACTTTAAAGGGTCTTGAAACTCATGGTTTTGATACATTATGTTTAGCTAATAATCATATAATGGATTACGGAGAGGTAGGTCTAAAAGAAACTTTAGAAGAGGCAAAAAAAAATAACTTAAAAGTCATCGGTGCTGGTTTATGTTTTGATGATGCCTATAAACCTCTAATTGTTGAAAAAGATGGTTTGAAAATAGGAATTATAAATGCAGGGGAAGCGCAATTTGGAGCTTTAGATTATTATACATGTAGTGATAAGAGTGGTTATGCTTGGATAAATCATTCGAAAATTGATTCAATAGTAAAGAGTTTAAAAGAAAAATGTGATTATATAATTTTTAATGCTCATTGCGGTTTAGAAAACGTCTCAGTTCCACAATTGGAATGGAGATTAAGATATAAACAGCTCTGTGACATTGGTGTAGACGTTTTAATTGGTACACACCCACATGTTCCACAAGGATACGAGAAATATAATGATTCAATTATTTTTTATAGTCTTGGAAATTTTTATTTTGACTCAAAGAATTTCGAAGATAAAACTGATAATTCATATTCAGTAGTTATCCACCTAGGTAAAGAAAAATTTAGTTATGAATTTCTCTACCATTCTAAGTCATTAAATAGTAATAAGGTAGTAATAGATAAAGAGAAAGCTAAAGTAAATATTGAGGGTTTAAATGCTCAATTAACCGATAATTATGAAGCAAGAAATCTCAAAATATCTCAAGATATTTTTAATACTTATATAAAAAGAAATACAATATATTCTTATTCAAAATTTTTCTATGACGGTAATTTGCTCTCTAGTATTAAAAGATTTATCAAATCAATACTTGGAAAAAGTGAGAATAAAGAGAACTTGGCATTACATTTATTAAGAAATGAATCTTATTATTATGCAGCAAAGACTGTTCTTAACTACCAATATCGCAGAAAAGGATGA
- a CDS encoding lipopolysaccharide biosynthesis protein, whose product MRVIKNIKNKIFKKTMFRNIVILASGTMFAQAIIFATMPLITRLFGPEAIGQLGTFTAIAEIIIPIAALTYPIAIVLPKRETEALDIANLSVFISLIMSVISIVLISILKIFDAFEDINLTLYLILIPLVILGAACLQIIEQWMIRNKEFSLSAKAAVYHSILMNGGKVGLGFINPIAGGLITIQSANSGSKALIMYLLSKKKIKFNLRINSENAKNILNVAKQHNDFPKYRSPQMLLNAMSQSIPVLLLMSFVGPVAVGYYTIARTALNAPIQLLGKSIGDVFYPRITEAYHKGEDMYGLIKKATLVLAVIGLVPFGIIIFFGPAIFELVFGEGWNVAGTYASWLSLWLFFLFINNPAVRSLPVLKAQKFHLNFTIISLITRISGMLIGFLLFNNEIVAIAIFSITGAVLNIFLIIVTLNISRKSRS is encoded by the coding sequence GTGAGAGTAATTAAAAATATAAAGAATAAAATATTTAAAAAGACTATGTTTAGAAATATAGTTATTCTAGCTTCAGGTACAATGTTCGCTCAAGCGATTATCTTCGCTACTATGCCGTTGATAACCCGTTTATTTGGACCAGAAGCAATTGGTCAGTTAGGTACATTTACTGCAATTGCTGAAATTATCATACCGATAGCTGCTTTAACGTATCCAATAGCCATTGTGTTACCTAAAAGAGAGACAGAGGCGCTTGATATTGCTAATCTATCAGTATTCATTTCTTTAATTATGTCTGTAATCTCTATTGTGTTAATAAGCATTTTAAAAATTTTTGATGCTTTTGAGGATATTAACCTGACCTTATATTTAATATTGATACCTTTAGTCATCTTGGGAGCTGCTTGTTTACAAATAATAGAACAGTGGATGATAAGAAATAAAGAGTTCTCATTATCAGCAAAAGCTGCTGTTTATCATTCAATACTAATGAACGGAGGAAAAGTAGGCTTAGGGTTTATCAATCCTATTGCGGGTGGTCTAATTACTATTCAATCAGCAAATAGTGGTTCTAAGGCTCTAATAATGTACTTGCTATCTAAGAAAAAGATAAAATTTAATTTAAGGATTAACAGTGAGAATGCTAAAAATATATTAAATGTTGCTAAACAACATAATGACTTTCCGAAATATCGATCACCTCAAATGTTATTGAATGCAATGTCCCAAAGTATACCTGTTTTATTATTAATGAGTTTTGTTGGTCCAGTAGCAGTTGGTTATTATACAATCGCTAGGACAGCATTAAATGCACCTATCCAATTATTAGGTAAATCTATTGGCGACGTATTTTATCCTCGGATTACAGAAGCCTATCATAAAGGTGAGGATATGTATGGTTTAATTAAAAAAGCTACTCTTGTTCTTGCTGTAATTGGTTTAGTTCCATTTGGAATAATAATATTTTTTGGTCCTGCGATATTTGAATTAGTTTTTGGGGAAGGTTGGAATGTAGCAGGAACATACGCTAGTTGGTTGTCGTTATGGTTGTTTTTTCTTTTTATAAACAACCCTGCGGTTAGATCGTTGCCTGTGCTGAAAGCACAAAAATTTCATCTTAATTTTACTATAATATCATTAATTACAAGAATATCGGGAATGTTAATAGGTTTTTTACTGTTTAATAATGAGATAGTGGCGATAGCTATTTTTAGTATAACTGGTGCTGTGTTAAATATATTTCTTATTATTGTTACGTTAAATATTTCTAGGAAATCAAGGAGTTAA
- a CDS encoding ATP-grasp fold amidoligase family protein, translating to MKIFIKRAVNQFSFTQKILLRLIYFKHHKRLLNLEQPKTFTEKIQWAKMYGNLERLGPYIDKYEVRDFVEETIGSEYLISLIKVYDNYNELNLDELPNSFVLKATHSAGQNLIVMDKKEVSPPELSEALKNWFNTNYYHITGETNYKLIRPRVVAEELISNKRGLKDYKFYCFYGEVKFVQVVSDRKNKQKMDYLDLNWNPIDLESSIIEKSKSRPEKPQNFELMIELAQKLSLIFPFVRVDLYDSDGKVFFGELTFTPANGLRPYKHIHQDEWLGNLVLKEDIGSIKY from the coding sequence TTGAAGATTTTTATAAAGAGAGCTGTAAATCAATTCTCTTTTACTCAAAAGATATTATTAAGACTTATATATTTTAAACATCATAAAAGGCTACTGAATTTAGAACAACCAAAAACATTTACAGAAAAAATACAATGGGCTAAAATGTACGGTAATTTAGAAAGATTAGGACCATATATTGATAAGTATGAAGTTAGGGATTTTGTAGAGGAGACTATAGGTAGTGAATACTTAATTTCTTTAATTAAAGTTTACGATAATTATAATGAATTAAATTTAGATGAACTTCCTAATAGTTTTGTTTTAAAAGCAACACATAGCGCAGGTCAAAACCTTATAGTTATGGACAAAAAAGAAGTCAGTCCTCCTGAACTAAGTGAAGCCCTTAAAAATTGGTTCAATACTAACTATTACCATATTACTGGTGAAACAAACTACAAATTAATAAGACCAAGAGTCGTTGCCGAAGAATTAATATCAAACAAAAGAGGATTGAAAGATTACAAATTTTATTGCTTCTACGGTGAAGTGAAATTTGTGCAAGTTGTTTCAGATCGAAAAAATAAACAGAAAATGGATTATTTAGATTTAAATTGGAATCCGATAGATTTGGAATCAAGTATTATAGAGAAATCTAAATCCAGACCTGAGAAACCACAAAATTTTGAGCTTATGATTGAATTAGCTCAAAAGTTATCTTTAATTTTTCCATTTGTGAGGGTAGATCTTTATGATTCGGATGGTAAAGTTTTTTTTGGCGAACTAACTTTTACCCCAGCTAATGGGCTTAGACCATATAAACATATACACCAAGATGAGTGGTTAGGAAATCTCGTTCTCAAAGAAGATATTGGATCAATTAAATATTAG
- a CDS encoding sugar phosphate nucleotidyltransferase, which yields MRLVLLSGGSGKRLWPLSNDSRSKQFLKVLEGEGDTKSSMVERVWRQLEKVKLDKSTIIATSYSQVDMITNQLGQNVPLIIEPERRDTFPAIALAATYLYSIQGVSLDEAISILPVDPYVDEDFFIKVKELELLLKNTNADLGLIGVSPTYPSSKYGYIVPEEVTQDNYIKVSHFQEKPTEKNAEILIKEGALWNTGVFAFKLRTVINILIEKDLPVNYNELLNNYSELPKISFDYEVVERLSNIVSLSYDGYWKDLGTWNTLTDEMKTSLIGKGTISADSNNTHVVNELDIPVAALGLDNIVVAASADGILVTDKSASPRIKELVKDFNQRPMFEERRWGSYQVIDSAKFENGESMLTKRFSILPDKYIGYHHHETRNEVWNIVNGEGLFILDGIIKHVKSGDILNIQKGSKHAIKALTKLEFIEVQLGTDLNENDIDLSNDEWESIELLCQKEFL from the coding sequence ATGAGGTTAGTGTTACTCTCTGGGGGATCAGGAAAAAGATTATGGCCTTTATCAAATGATTCAAGGTCGAAACAATTTCTCAAAGTATTAGAAGGCGAAGGCGATACTAAATCTTCAATGGTTGAGAGAGTCTGGAGACAACTAGAGAAAGTGAAACTGGATAAATCAACAATCATCGCTACTAGTTATTCTCAAGTTGATATGATAACTAATCAACTTGGACAAAATGTGCCTCTAATTATAGAACCAGAGAGAAGAGATACATTTCCAGCAATTGCTCTTGCAGCTACGTACTTGTATTCAATACAAGGAGTTTCACTTGATGAAGCTATAAGTATACTGCCTGTAGATCCTTACGTTGATGAGGACTTTTTTATCAAAGTTAAAGAATTAGAGTTGTTACTTAAAAATACTAATGCTGATTTAGGATTAATTGGCGTCAGTCCCACTTATCCATCTTCTAAGTATGGTTATATAGTACCTGAGGAAGTAACTCAAGATAATTATATAAAAGTAAGTCATTTTCAGGAGAAACCAACAGAGAAGAATGCTGAGATATTAATTAAAGAAGGAGCACTATGGAATACAGGTGTTTTTGCATTTAAGTTAAGGACTGTTATTAATATATTAATAGAGAAGGATTTGCCGGTTAACTATAATGAATTACTTAACAATTATTCTGAATTACCTAAAATCAGCTTTGATTATGAAGTAGTTGAAAGGTTATCTAATATAGTCTCCCTTTCATATGATGGATATTGGAAGGATTTAGGTACGTGGAATACTTTAACAGATGAAATGAAAACTTCTCTAATAGGAAAAGGAACTATAAGTGCTGATTCTAATAATACTCATGTCGTAAACGAATTAGACATTCCTGTAGCAGCTTTAGGATTAGATAATATTGTAGTAGCTGCTAGTGCTGATGGTATATTAGTTACTGATAAGTCTGCAAGTCCGAGAATAAAAGAATTAGTAAAAGATTTTAATCAAAGACCTATGTTTGAAGAAAGGCGCTGGGGTTCCTATCAGGTAATTGATTCTGCAAAATTTGAAAATGGTGAGTCAATGTTGACTAAACGATTCTCTATTTTACCAGATAAGTACATAGGCTATCATCATCACGAGACCCGCAATGAAGTGTGGAATATTGTAAATGGAGAAGGTTTATTTATTTTAGATGGTATTATTAAACATGTTAAGTCTGGAGATATCTTAAATATTCAGAAGGGGTCAAAGCATGCCATTAAAGCTTTGACAAAATTAGAGTTTATTGAAGTACAGCTAGGAACTGATCTTAATGAGAATGATATTGATTTATCAAATGATGAATGGGAAAGCATAGAATTGTTGTGTCAGAAGGAGTTTTTATAA